From one Microcoleus sp. FACHB-672 genomic stretch:
- a CDS encoding GNAT family N-acetyltransferase, which produces MNIREAQLEDIKTLFNIRTSVIENYQSLEELASLGVTPETIASMLQTECRAWIAEIDAIPIAFSMANAAEKTIFAMFVLPSFEGRGAGRALMQEAEQWLWHQGVEEIWLLTGNDPNLRAYGFYIHLGWIPVELQPDGQVKFIKRRVIETETLMTS; this is translated from the coding sequence ATGAATATTCGAGAAGCGCAACTTGAAGATATTAAAACACTCTTCAATATTAGAACTAGCGTCATCGAAAATTATCAGTCTCTTGAAGAGTTAGCTAGTCTGGGAGTAACTCCGGAGACGATTGCTAGTATGTTGCAAACGGAGTGTCGGGCTTGGATTGCTGAAATTGATGCAATACCGATTGCTTTTTCAATGGCGAATGCAGCGGAAAAAACGATATTTGCCATGTTCGTTCTCCCATCTTTTGAAGGCCGTGGTGCGGGACGTGCTTTGATGCAGGAGGCTGAACAATGGTTATGGCATCAAGGAGTTGAAGAAATTTGGCTATTAACAGGCAACGATCCAAATTTAAGAGCTTATGGATTCTATATCCATCTCGGTTGGATACCTGTAGAGCTACAGCCTGATGGACAAGTTAAATTCATTAAACGTAGAGTTATAGAAACAGAAACTTTAATGACAAGTTAA
- a CDS encoding magnesium chelatase subunit H produces the protein MFTHVKPTIRHIAPDNLQGRALLKVVYVVLEAQYQSALSGAVRSINKNNPNLAIEISGYLIEELRDPENYENLKRDLAGANVFIASLIFIEDLADKVVEAVEPYRDALDVAVVFPSMPQVMRLNKMGSFSMAQLGQSKSAIAQFMKKRKEQSGSSFQDGMLKLLQTLPKVLKYLPMDKAQDARNFMLSFQYWLGGSSENLENFLLMLADKYVFKGNKLSFQEPVVYPDMGIWHPLAPKMFEEVRDYFNWYNSRTDISTDLKDPLAPCVGLVLQRTHLVTGDDAHYVAMVQELEAMGARVIPVFAGGLDFSKPVEAYFWEVGAKGVAPLPLVDAVVSLTGFALVGGPARQDHPKAIDSLKRLNRPYMVALPLVFQTTEEWENSDLGLHPIQVALQIAIPELDGAIEPIILSGRDGTTGKAIALQDRIEAVAQRAMKWANLRRKPKLDKKVAITVFSFPPDKGNVGTAAYLDVFGSIYKVLEALQHNGYDVQGLPESAEALMQEVIHDATAQYSSPELNVAYRMSVPEYEELTPYSERLHENWGPPPGHLNTDGENLLVFGKQFGNVFIGVQPTFGYEGDPMRLLFSRSASPHHGFAAYYTYLERIWGADAVLHFGTHGSLEFMPGKQMGMSGDCYPDSLIGKIPNLYYYAANNPSEATIAKRRSYAATISYLTPPAENAGLYKGLQELSELIASYQTLKDTGRGIPIVSTIMDKCRLVNLDKDIALPDIEAADMTALERDNIVGQVYRRLMEIESRLLPCGLHVIGKPPTAEEAIATLVNIANLDREDEEIVSLPRIIANSIGRKIEDIYHNNDKGILADVELLQNITMASRAAVAALVKEQTDADGRVSLVSKLNFFNMGKKEPWIEALHEAGYKKVDPELIKPLFEYLEFCLQQVCADNELGALLRALEGEYILPGPGGDPIRNPDVLPTGKNMHALDPQSIPTAAAVKSAKIVVDRLLDRQRMDNGGNYPETIACVLWGTDNIKTYGESLAQIMWMVGVKPVPDALGRINKLELLSLEELGRPRIDVVINCSGVFRDLFINQMNLLDKAVKMAAEANEPVEMNFIRKHAMKQAEEMGINLRQAATRVFSNASGSYSSNVNLAVENSTWESESELQEMYLTRKSFAFSSDNPGTMEQDRQIFESTLKTAEVTFQNLDSSEISLTDVSHYFDSDPTKVVATLRGDGKQPASFIADTTTANAQVRTLSETVRLDARTKMLNPKWYEGMLSHGYEGVRELSKRLVNTMGWSATAGAVDNWVYEETNETFIKDEAMQQRLMNLNPHSFRKMVTTLLEVNGRGYWETSESNLDRLRQLYQEVEDRIEGVE, from the coding sequence ATGTTCACTCACGTCAAGCCCACCATTCGACACATTGCGCCTGACAACCTCCAAGGGCGAGCCTTACTCAAGGTGGTCTATGTCGTGCTAGAAGCCCAGTATCAGAGCGCTTTGTCCGGGGCGGTTCGTTCGATTAATAAGAACAACCCCAACTTAGCGATCGAAATCAGCGGCTATCTGATCGAAGAATTGCGTGACCCTGAGAACTACGAAAACCTGAAGCGGGATCTTGCCGGTGCCAATGTTTTTATCGCATCCCTGATCTTCATTGAAGACTTGGCCGATAAAGTCGTTGAGGCAGTGGAACCCTACCGCGATGCCTTAGATGTCGCTGTAGTCTTCCCCTCTATGCCGCAGGTGATGCGCCTGAACAAGATGGGCAGCTTCTCGATGGCTCAACTGGGTCAGTCTAAGAGTGCTATTGCACAATTCATGAAAAAACGCAAGGAGCAATCCGGCTCATCCTTCCAAGATGGAATGCTGAAGCTGTTGCAGACCTTGCCGAAAGTTTTGAAATACCTGCCAATGGACAAAGCGCAGGACGCCCGCAACTTCATGCTCAGCTTCCAATATTGGTTGGGAGGTTCTTCAGAGAACTTGGAAAACTTCCTGCTGATGCTGGCAGATAAGTATGTCTTCAAAGGCAACAAGCTGAGCTTTCAGGAGCCGGTGGTTTACCCAGATATGGGCATCTGGCACCCCTTGGCACCGAAGATGTTTGAGGAAGTCAGAGATTACTTTAATTGGTACAACAGCCGTACAGACATCTCTACTGACCTAAAAGACCCCTTAGCACCTTGTGTGGGTTTAGTGCTACAACGCACTCACCTTGTCACCGGCGACGATGCCCATTATGTAGCAATGGTGCAAGAACTCGAAGCGATGGGGGCGCGAGTGATCCCCGTGTTCGCCGGCGGCTTAGACTTCTCCAAGCCGGTGGAGGCTTATTTCTGGGAAGTTGGGGCCAAAGGCGTCGCACCCTTACCGTTAGTGGATGCAGTGGTTTCCCTCACCGGCTTTGCCCTAGTCGGAGGGCCGGCGCGTCAAGACCATCCCAAAGCCATCGACTCCCTGAAGCGCTTAAACCGGCCCTACATGGTAGCGCTGCCTTTGGTATTCCAAACCACGGAAGAATGGGAAAATAGCGATTTAGGATTGCACCCAATTCAAGTGGCATTGCAAATTGCCATTCCCGAACTTGATGGCGCGATTGAACCGATTATTCTCTCAGGCAGAGATGGCACAACCGGCAAAGCGATCGCATTGCAAGATCGGATTGAAGCCGTTGCTCAACGGGCCATGAAATGGGCGAACCTGCGCCGCAAGCCTAAATTAGACAAGAAAGTTGCAATCACCGTCTTCAGCTTCCCGCCCGATAAAGGCAACGTGGGAACCGCCGCTTATCTCGATGTATTCGGTTCCATCTACAAAGTCCTGGAAGCTTTGCAGCACAACGGCTATGACGTGCAAGGGTTGCCAGAGTCCGCCGAGGCGCTGATGCAAGAAGTCATCCACGACGCCACGGCACAGTACAGCAGCCCCGAACTAAATGTTGCTTATCGGATGTCCGTTCCAGAATATGAAGAACTAACGCCCTACTCCGAACGCTTGCACGAAAACTGGGGTCCACCTCCGGGACATCTCAACACCGACGGGGAAAACTTGCTCGTTTTTGGCAAACAATTCGGCAATGTATTTATCGGCGTTCAGCCAACCTTTGGCTATGAAGGCGATCCGATGCGCTTGCTGTTCTCGCGTTCTGCCAGCCCTCATCATGGATTTGCCGCTTATTACACCTATTTAGAGCGGATTTGGGGCGCGGATGCAGTGCTGCATTTCGGCACTCACGGTTCCCTGGAATTCATGCCCGGTAAGCAAATGGGAATGTCTGGGGATTGCTATCCCGACAGTTTGATTGGCAAAATCCCCAATTTGTATTACTACGCAGCGAATAATCCCAGCGAAGCCACGATTGCTAAGCGCCGTAGCTATGCCGCGACGATTTCTTACCTGACGCCGCCGGCAGAAAATGCAGGACTTTACAAAGGCTTGCAAGAGTTGAGCGAGCTAATTGCCTCTTATCAAACCCTGAAAGATACGGGGCGCGGGATTCCGATTGTCAGCACGATCATGGATAAGTGCCGGCTGGTGAATTTGGATAAGGATATCGCCCTGCCTGACATTGAAGCCGCAGACATGACGGCTCTGGAGCGGGATAATATTGTCGGTCAGGTGTATCGCCGGCTGATGGAAATTGAATCTCGCTTGTTGCCCTGTGGATTGCACGTGATTGGTAAGCCGCCAACCGCAGAAGAAGCGATCGCCACGCTGGTGAATATTGCCAACCTTGATCGCGAAGACGAGGAAATCGTTTCTCTGCCCCGAATTATTGCTAATAGCATCGGGCGCAAGATTGAGGATATTTACCACAATAACGACAAAGGCATTCTCGCCGATGTCGAGTTATTGCAAAACATCACAATGGCAAGCCGTGCGGCGGTTGCGGCTTTGGTGAAAGAGCAAACCGATGCGGATGGACGTGTTTCTTTGGTTTCCAAGCTCAATTTCTTTAATATGGGCAAAAAGGAACCTTGGATTGAAGCGTTGCATGAAGCCGGTTATAAAAAGGTCGATCCTGAACTGATTAAACCGCTGTTTGAGTATTTGGAATTCTGCTTGCAGCAAGTATGTGCGGATAACGAATTAGGCGCACTGCTGCGGGCTTTGGAAGGTGAATATATTTTACCTGGCCCAGGCGGCGATCCGATTCGCAACCCGGATGTTTTGCCCACCGGCAAGAATATGCACGCCCTCGATCCCCAGTCCATTCCCACAGCCGCAGCGGTAAAATCGGCAAAAATTGTCGTAGACCGGCTGTTAGACCGGCAGCGGATGGATAATGGCGGAAACTACCCTGAAACAATCGCTTGTGTGCTTTGGGGAACCGACAATATTAAGACCTATGGGGAATCTCTCGCCCAAATTATGTGGATGGTCGGCGTAAAGCCGGTTCCCGATGCTTTGGGACGCATCAATAAGCTGGAATTGCTTTCCCTCGAAGAATTGGGACGCCCTCGGATTGATGTGGTGATCAATTGTTCTGGTGTTTTCCGCGACTTGTTTATCAACCAGATGAATCTGTTAGATAAAGCCGTGAAGATGGCAGCAGAAGCAAATGAGCCGGTGGAGATGAACTTTATCCGCAAGCACGCGATGAAGCAAGCTGAGGAAATGGGCATCAATCTGCGGCAAGCGGCAACGCGAGTATTTTCTAATGCGTCGGGTTCTTATTCCTCTAACGTCAATTTGGCGGTAGAAAATAGCACTTGGGAAAGCGAATCTGAGTTGCAGGAAATGTACCTGACTCGCAAATCTTTTGCGTTTTCTTCAGATAATCCCGGTACGATGGAACAAGATCGGCAGATTTTTGAATCCACGTTGAAAACGGCTGAAGTGACGTTCCAAAATCTGGATTCTTCGGAAATTAGTCTGACCGACGTTTCCCACTATTTCGACTCTGATCCCACCAAGGTTGTGGCGACGTTGCGCGGAGATGGCAAGCAGCCGGCCTCGTTTATTGCCGATACTACAACGGCAAACGCTCAGGTGCGGACGCTATCAGAAACCGTGCGTCTAGATGCACGGACTAAGATGCTCAATCCTAAGTGGTATGAGGGAATGCTTTCTCACGGCTATGAAGGGGTGCGGGAACTCTCGAAGCGTCTGGTTAATACAATGGGGTGGTCTGCGACTGCCGGCGCTGTGGATAACTGGGTGTATGAGGAAACCAATGAGACGTTCATCAAAGATGAGGCGATGCAGCAACGCTTGATGAATCTCAATCCTCACTCATTCCGCAAGATGGTGACTACACTTTTAGAAGTCAACGGTCGTGGTTACTGGGAGACAAGTGAGAGCAATTTAGACCGCTTGCGCCAGTTGTATCAGGAGGTTGAGGATCGAATTGAAGGGGTAGAATAG
- a CDS encoding transporter, which produces MSSAVLADTEDAGQIPKKTALNDQDVRVNRAVLPELSAQLIPTVQPLPPEKKFELETLPINRAGEEAVSLEPAPQPGLRGDVLRSRPTVLTTAHHLQRGEILTNFRYRQSFPSGSASDVGLTGQPTFAISWGATDNLEITLDAQTVDNAGPGEQGDLTASRTTAEGSGNFFQELTLQAKQRIWENLEENFALSGVLAVSRGIRSYQFFNENGQLDSGSNTEELVVSLELPFTVKTDDRWQFTLSPKVAFLPEDNALYFRRLPDNDDDSFGTTLGLAGAVSYQVNPRLILWGDTFIPFTGNNSLNQDTGRPARSIAFNTGLRYLVNPRLATDLFISNTLGNTGALSAIADRESISLGLGVTFLPAFTAANRQYPQHFGDTQNPPPFIPAGFGFLDGGTIANQQLLTTLQGGSQGLLASIQYGLLDDFEIGGFIDSISGDTDESEIGLSGKIRFLHQADGDPFTLSGLVTVSKSNNVLLNFLSGNSNELENRGLEEEGFVFSSEVCSDNGGVSKNDGECLMITLSAPMHYQLENGSAVWLTPTLGYVQRNGLEIAGFNLGGSVPLGQNITAIAEAGFNLTGDGNALVDDDRKNLIPWALGVRWNAASLFNWPVTKNLGPQVELYLTNRVGSSPFQTLRVREDNDIAVGAGILFPLQF; this is translated from the coding sequence ATGTCTAGCGCTGTACTCGCAGATACCGAAGATGCGGGTCAGATTCCTAAAAAAACAGCATTAAACGATCAAGATGTTAGGGTAAATCGTGCTGTTTTGCCTGAGCTATCAGCTCAGTTAATTCCTACCGTACAACCTCTCCCTCCTGAGAAAAAATTTGAACTAGAAACTTTACCCATTAACCGGGCCGGCGAGGAAGCCGTTTCTCTTGAACCTGCCCCACAGCCAGGGTTACGCGGAGATGTTTTAAGAAGTCGCCCCACCGTTTTAACCACAGCGCATCACTTACAGCGAGGAGAAATCCTCACCAATTTCCGCTACCGGCAATCGTTTCCTTCTGGTTCAGCCAGTGATGTTGGATTGACGGGACAACCAACTTTCGCAATTAGTTGGGGCGCAACGGATAACTTAGAAATTACCCTAGACGCCCAGACTGTTGACAATGCTGGGCCGGGTGAGCAAGGAGACTTAACAGCTAGCAGAACAACTGCCGAGGGTAGTGGTAATTTCTTTCAAGAATTGACGCTACAAGCAAAACAGCGAATTTGGGAAAATCTAGAAGAAAATTTTGCTTTAAGTGGCGTACTAGCTGTTTCTAGAGGAATTCGATCTTACCAATTTTTTAATGAAAATGGTCAGTTGGATAGCGGAAGCAATACGGAAGAACTTGTTGTTTCTTTAGAGTTACCTTTTACCGTCAAAACAGATGACCGCTGGCAATTCACCCTATCTCCAAAAGTTGCTTTTTTGCCAGAAGATAATGCTTTGTATTTTCGCCGGCTGCCAGACAATGACGATGATTCTTTTGGCACAACTTTAGGATTAGCCGGCGCAGTCAGCTATCAAGTCAATCCCCGCCTAATCCTCTGGGGAGATACATTTATTCCCTTTACGGGAAATAACAGCCTTAATCAAGATACAGGACGTCCCGCGCGTAGTATTGCTTTTAACACCGGCTTGAGGTATTTAGTCAATCCCCGGCTGGCAACAGATTTATTTATTTCTAACACGCTAGGTAACACCGGCGCTTTATCAGCGATTGCAGATCGAGAGTCTATTTCTCTCGGTTTAGGGGTCACCTTTTTACCCGCTTTTACCGCTGCAAATCGCCAGTATCCCCAGCATTTTGGGGACACACAAAACCCCCCTCCTTTTATTCCGGCTGGATTTGGCTTTTTGGATGGGGGAACGATTGCCAATCAGCAATTGCTGACGACGCTACAAGGGGGTAGCCAAGGGCTATTAGCATCGATTCAGTACGGACTTTTAGATGATTTTGAAATTGGGGGATTTATAGATTCTATTTCTGGAGATACAGACGAATCAGAAATAGGACTGAGTGGAAAAATTCGCTTTTTGCATCAAGCAGATGGTGATCCGTTTACCTTAAGCGGGTTGGTGACGGTTTCCAAGTCAAATAATGTGTTACTCAACTTCTTAAGTGGAAATAGCAATGAATTAGAAAATCGAGGATTGGAGGAAGAGGGTTTTGTTTTCAGCAGTGAAGTCTGTTCGGATAACGGCGGAGTTAGCAAGAACGACGGGGAATGTTTAATGATTACCCTCTCTGCACCCATGCACTATCAGTTAGAAAATGGTAGCGCAGTTTGGTTAACGCCTACTTTGGGATATGTGCAGCGAAATGGATTAGAAATTGCCGGCTTTAATTTAGGAGGATCGGTTCCCTTGGGTCAAAATATTACGGCAATTGCGGAAGCCGGTTTCAATTTAACAGGCGATGGCAACGCTTTAGTCGATGATGATCGCAAAAATCTTATTCCTTGGGCTTTAGGGGTGCGTTGGAATGCTGCATCTTTATTTAACTGGCCGGTAACCAAGAATCTTGGGCCTCAAGTTGAGTTGTACCTAACAAATCGGGTCGGTTCCTCACCGTTTCAGACTCTGCGAGTTCGCGAAGATAATGATATAGCGGTAGGGGCTGGTATTCTATTTCCTCTCCAATTTTAA
- a CDS encoding DICT sensory domain-containing protein — MNLSPAQDISLYELALSAQQPPHALQVSPATLKSMVDALIDLLLDREIPATLLVKLPRGNAWQSELERYRQSGVCQGIYVCNLSGRNAASLTDGDNSGELESPPAKQRHSRPTSEFQTHRQSAPITDSETSLIQDKARQSIPAPATSTSFELNVPAESSLRREYFIFVLSEQFCSLIVAHRPRSIRLPVEATETNSERKQPLLAICSADAPAVEHVLAGLRQIVGISQSKTLQTDKSSVGTIPQQQSPASASIATDELLKNWNSLFLRFPSSDLTKTSLFASHAGHLWAKQIQQQEEVWRSITNYRQHAVDAEALQLQNQELLEAMHLKDEFLSNVGQALRTPLTNMKTALTLLGSANLKPAQRERYMQLLNTECDRQTSLINGLLELVRLDHLVDHAAMQSLYLAEIVPGVVSTYQPLAQEKGVMLAYTIPDNLPPVSCLRPWLKQIAINLLHNGIKFTPTGGQVWVQAKQQGDYIQLEFRDTGIGIPASELHKIFERFYRVRQAVDDDPGGAGLGLTIVQQLLLRCGGSISVKSQLGQGSTFNVLLPIYHKE, encoded by the coding sequence ATGAATTTATCACCAGCTCAAGACATCTCCCTCTACGAACTAGCCCTCAGCGCCCAGCAGCCGCCCCATGCCTTGCAAGTCAGTCCGGCGACGCTGAAATCTATGGTGGATGCGCTGATTGATTTGTTGCTTGACCGAGAGATACCGGCAACTCTGTTAGTGAAGCTACCGCGCGGGAATGCGTGGCAATCTGAGCTTGAGCGTTACCGGCAAAGTGGAGTTTGTCAGGGAATTTATGTCTGCAACCTTTCTGGGCGCAATGCAGCTAGTCTGACAGATGGAGATAATTCAGGGGAACTCGAATCGCCGCCAGCAAAGCAAAGACACTCGCGCCCGACATCTGAATTCCAGACACACAGACAGTCTGCGCCAATCACTGACAGCGAGACATCTCTGATTCAGGATAAGGCGAGACAAAGTATACCGGCACCAGCAACCTCAACAAGTTTTGAACTGAATGTGCCGGCTGAATCTTCTTTAAGACGGGAATATTTTATCTTTGTCCTCTCAGAGCAATTTTGTAGCTTGATCGTGGCCCATCGGCCTCGATCTATCCGGCTGCCGGTGGAAGCCACAGAGACCAATTCTGAACGTAAACAACCACTTTTAGCAATTTGTTCCGCAGACGCACCGGCAGTTGAACACGTATTAGCCGGCTTACGACAGATCGTTGGCATTAGCCAGTCCAAAACCCTCCAAACGGATAAGTCAAGCGTAGGAACAATCCCTCAACAGCAAAGCCCCGCCTCGGCTTCTATAGCCACTGACGAACTCTTAAAAAATTGGAATTCCCTGTTTCTGCGTTTCCCCTCCTCTGACTTGACAAAAACTTCTTTGTTCGCATCTCATGCCGGTCACTTATGGGCCAAACAAATTCAGCAGCAAGAAGAAGTTTGGCGCAGTATCACCAACTACCGGCAGCACGCAGTCGATGCAGAAGCCTTGCAACTGCAAAACCAAGAGTTGCTGGAAGCAATGCACCTGAAAGACGAATTTCTCAGCAATGTGGGTCAGGCATTGCGGACACCCTTAACCAATATGAAAACCGCACTCACCCTGCTGGGTTCCGCCAACCTCAAGCCGGCCCAGCGTGAGCGGTATATGCAACTGCTCAATACCGAGTGTGATCGCCAGACTTCGCTGATCAACGGTTTGCTAGAACTGGTGCGGCTCGATCATCTGGTAGATCACGCAGCCATGCAATCTTTGTATTTGGCGGAAATCGTGCCTGGGGTTGTCAGTACCTACCAGCCACTAGCCCAAGAAAAAGGCGTGATGCTGGCTTACACAATCCCAGACAACTTGCCCCCCGTTTCCTGCTTGCGTCCCTGGCTGAAGCAGATCGCGATCAACTTGCTGCATAATGGCATCAAGTTTACCCCCACCGGCGGTCAAGTTTGGGTGCAGGCAAAGCAGCAGGGAGATTATATCCAATTAGAATTTCGCGACACCGGCATCGGCATTCCGGCTAGCGAACTTCACAAAATTTTTGAGCGATTCTATCGAGTTCGCCAAGCTGTTGATGACGATCCCGGCGGTGCCGGCTTAGGTTTAACAATTGTGCAACAATTACTATTGCGCTGTGGTGGTTCAATTTCTGTTAAAAGCCAACTTGGTCAGGGTTCGACTTTTAACGTTTTGCTGCCGATTTATCATAAAGAATAG
- a CDS encoding Uma2 family endonuclease, whose protein sequence is MTALTVNFNSIIKLTDEQFYQLCQDNSELRFERNAKKELIIMPPAGGETSNRNGRLTQQLMNWTDADGTGIAFDSSGGFKLPNGADRSPDASWFKLERWNALTSEQQKKFPPICPDFVVELLSPSDSLKDTQNKMKEYMDNGACLGWLINRKSRQVEIYRPGEEVEVLDNPERLEGEPILSGFVLNLELVW, encoded by the coding sequence ATGACCGCATTAACCGTTAACTTCAACTCGATTATTAAATTGACAGATGAGCAATTTTATCAACTCTGTCAGGATAACAGTGAGCTGAGATTTGAACGCAATGCTAAAAAAGAATTAATTATCATGCCGCCGGCAGGAGGAGAAACGAGCAACCGTAATGGCAGACTAACCCAGCAGTTAATGAATTGGACAGATGCAGATGGCACCGGCATTGCTTTCGACTCCTCTGGTGGGTTTAAATTACCGAATGGTGCAGATCGCTCCCCAGATGCTTCTTGGTTTAAGTTAGAACGTTGGAATGCTTTAACTTCTGAACAACAAAAGAAATTCCCTCCCATTTGTCCTGATTTTGTCGTTGAGTTACTTTCTCCGAGTGATAGCTTGAAAGATACTCAGAATAAGATGAAAGAGTATATGGACAATGGCGCTTGTTTGGGTTGGTTAATTAACCGCAAATCTCGGCAAGTAGAAATTTACCGTCCCGGTGAAGAAGTTGAGGTGCTTGACAATCCTGAGAGGTTAGAAGGAGAGCCGATTCTTTCTGGATTTGTGCTAAATCTTGAATTAGTTTGGTAA
- a CDS encoding lipid-A-disaccharide synthase has translation MTWVRPVVQQLRQQMGEDRSQIRISLVLSPCPHATGKEVEIARSYPEIDRVQGSKDFWKFLISGKTAENWDWRESGIVIFLGGDQIFPVIIGRRLGYRTVVYAEWDARWHGWIDRFGVMKPEIIAGIPAKYVHKFTVVGDLMAEVSKEIATEKIKDSSQTLELIGLLPGSKPAKLSQGVPLLLAIAEKIHEINPKTRFVIPVAPTLDVETLARFGDPQQNPLIQQLGWASAELKNQDSSYFLITGTGLQVELHRTAPAYDLLSQCRLCLTTVGANTAELGSLAVPMIVLIPTQELDAMRAWDGLPGLLANLPGVGSAFAKAINWIVLRQGRLFAWPNIWAKTEIVPELVGQLQPATVAEMVIDFLNHPEKLDAMRDRLRSVRGEAGAAQKLAQLVGEEISN, from the coding sequence ATGACTTGGGTGCGACCTGTAGTGCAACAACTGCGGCAACAAATGGGCGAAGATCGCTCACAAATTCGCATTTCTCTAGTTCTGTCGCCCTGTCCTCATGCCACCGGCAAAGAGGTTGAAATTGCCCGTTCCTATCCGGAAATAGACCGCGTTCAAGGGTCAAAAGATTTCTGGAAGTTTTTAATTTCGGGAAAAACAGCAGAAAATTGGGATTGGCGAGAATCGGGCATTGTGATCTTTCTCGGCGGCGATCAAATCTTTCCGGTGATCATTGGTCGCCGGCTGGGTTATCGTACTGTTGTTTATGCTGAATGGGATGCTCGATGGCATGGTTGGATAGACCGATTTGGGGTAATGAAGCCTGAAATTATTGCCGGCATCCCCGCAAAATACGTCCATAAATTCACCGTTGTTGGTGATTTAATGGCAGAAGTCTCTAAAGAAATCGCAACAGAAAAAATTAAAGATTCTTCTCAGACTCTCGAACTAATCGGACTCCTTCCCGGATCGAAGCCGGCAAAACTCTCTCAAGGGGTACCGCTACTATTAGCAATTGCAGAAAAAATTCATGAGATAAACCCGAAAACTCGTTTTGTTATTCCCGTTGCGCCCACCTTGGATGTAGAAACCTTGGCGCGTTTTGGCGATCCTCAACAAAACCCCCTCATTCAGCAATTGGGATGGGCGTCTGCGGAATTAAAAAATCAGGATTCTTCATACTTTTTAATCACCGGCACCGGCCTACAAGTTGAACTGCACAGAACCGCACCGGCTTATGATTTGCTCTCTCAATGCCGGCTTTGTTTAACAACTGTCGGTGCCAACACGGCTGAACTCGGTTCTCTTGCTGTACCCATGATTGTGTTAATTCCTACCCAAGAATTAGATGCCATGCGGGCTTGGGATGGCTTACCGGGGTTGTTAGCAAACTTGCCGGGAGTGGGTTCAGCTTTTGCTAAAGCAATTAACTGGATTGTATTGCGGCAAGGACGTTTATTTGCATGGCCGAATATTTGGGCAAAAACGGAAATCGTGCCGGAATTAGTAGGGCAATTGCAGCCGGCAACTGTTGCAGAAATGGTCATAGATTTCCTCAACCATCCGGAAAAATTGGACGCGATGCGAGATCGTCTGCGTAGTGTCAGAGGGGAAGCCGGTGCGGCACAAAAACTCGCTCAACTTGTAGGTGAAGAAATTTCTAATTGA
- a CDS encoding ankyrin repeat domain-containing protein produces the protein MTDLIEAAKSGDAMAVKALIDGGVKINGTDAEGLNALTAAAEAGNTEIVQTLIAAGADVKAGDTDGWTALMSAAAAGHLDIVQHLLEAGAEVNAKTSFGLTALMSAAGSGHAQIVEILLEAGADLKAKDNNTMTALVWASQEGHPEVIQILKQARERQST, from the coding sequence ATGACAGATTTAATCGAAGCAGCAAAAAGCGGTGACGCAATGGCCGTAAAAGCGCTGATAGATGGGGGAGTGAAGATAAATGGCACAGATGCAGAAGGATTAAATGCGTTAACTGCCGCAGCGGAAGCCGGCAATACTGAAATTGTGCAAACCTTAATCGCTGCTGGTGCAGATGTGAAAGCCGGCGATACCGATGGCTGGACAGCACTGATGAGTGCGGCGGCTGCCGGCCATCTTGATATAGTCCAGCATCTGCTAGAAGCCGGTGCTGAAGTCAATGCCAAAACCAGCTTTGGCTTAACCGCCTTGATGAGTGCTGCCGGTAGCGGACACGCCCAAATCGTGGAAATTTTACTAGAAGCCGGTGCCGATCTCAAGGCCAAAGACAACAACACCATGACTGCCCTTGTTTGGGCCTCCCAAGAAGGCCATCCGGAAGTGATCCAGATCCTCAAACAAGCTCGTGAGCGCCAGTCCACCTAA